gcagcatctgtgtagagagaacTGGAGTGAAATCCTGGGAATGCTGGAAATCCTGGGAGAGAGTGGATCTTGTGTAACTCCCTTCCCCAATGACACAGGCAGCTTAATAGAGCGCTATGTAAATGCAGCTCTGTCACCCTGTCAGTGTTGGATTTCTCCCTCAGGATTTTCATGTTCTGGGTGCAGAGTGAGAAATGGAAACACAGAGAAATCCCAGATCCAGACTGGGAAAGAGGTGAAGGGATGGAGGGTGGGACTGAAGCTGGGGGTAAATGAAGGAATGAGAGAcacaattcatttatttatttttaattttcatcCTGACATTTACATTTCTGTCTGATTTTTTGACACTGGTTGTGTTTTTCAAAAATATAATCTTGACATTGAATGACACATGGAGGAACACCCTAACCTCTGACCTCTGACCCAGTCCCTCACCTTGAGGTCAGGTCCATCTGACATTTCCAGTTCTATTGAAGTTATTTACAGTCTGATTTTACAAAATATAAATTGAAAGTTTAATGAACATTTTACACCAATCTAGAGGAATAgggccagaagactggaggatagcaaatgttttccccttgttcaagtaggggagtagagacaaccctgggaatGATAGACCACTGAGCCTTACTTAGGTTGTGGGTAAAGGTTtgaaaaggattataagagataggatttataatcatctagaaaggaataatttgatttgggatagtcaacacagttttgtgaagggtaggtcttgcctcacaaaccttattgagttctttgaaaaggtaacTAAACGAGTAGATGAGGGTAAggcggtggatgtggtgtatctggatttcagtaaagtgtttgataatgtacgctattgcagaaaatacggaggcgtGAGATTGAGGGCTTGGGGGtggtttagcagtttggatcagaaattggctagctgtaagaagacagagggtggtgtttgatgagaaatgttcatcctggagttcagttactagtggtgtaccacaaggatctgttttggggccactgctgtttgtcatttttataaatgacctggataagggcgtagaaggaagagttagtaaatttgcggatggcACTAAAgtcggcggagttgtggatagtgcggaagaatgttgcaggttacagagggacatagataagctgcagagctgggctgagaggtggcaaatggagtttaatgcaggaaagtgtggaaggagtaacaggaatacagaatactgggctaatggtaagattcttggtagtgtggacgagcagagagatcttggtgtccatgtgcatagttccctgaaagttgccacccaggttgatagggttgttaagaaggcgtatggtgtgttaggttttattggtagagggattcaATTTCGGAGCTgtaaggtcatgttgcagttgtacaaaactctgatgcggccacacttggagtattgtgtacagttctggttgccacactatgggaaggatgtggaagcattggaaagggtgcagagaagatttaccaggatgttgcctggtatggagggaaggtcttagaagaaaggctgagggacttgaggctgttttcgttagagagaggaaggttaagaggtgacttaatagagacatacaagatgatcagaggttttttccttggatggcgatggctagcacgaggcgacatagctttaaattgagggctgatagatataggacagatgtcagaggtatgttctttacccagagagtagtaaaggcgtggaatgccctgcctgcaacagtagtagactcgccaactttaacggcatttaaatggtcattggataaacatatggatgataatggaatagtgtaggttagatgggcttcacattggtttcacaggttggcgtgacatagagggccgaagggcctgtactgtgctgtaatgttctatgttctatgctctccAACTAAGTTTCTGACCTCTAACCCCAGTGTCAGGTCATTGAGAGGTCAGGAGCAGATTCTCAGAAACTGGTTTAAATCCCAACTACAGAAGAAAGGATAAAGTTTCCCAGTGAATTTATTCCCAGTGAAGgtgtggagatgggacttggTGTCCGCGTTGTAAAATGAAACTGTCCCAGGCTCATAACTGAGATAAACGCCCACCTTCCTGGGGTCCTGACCGACAGGGAGACGGGTTTGAGAGGATTTTATATAAAACTGATTCTCAACCCACCCAATGGTCCAGAATCCATTCTCCGGGATCAGACTGACCCAGTCCTCCCTCTCCACAGACTCTGAGGCCACTCCCAGACTCCAGCGCCGATtccccaccacctccacctcccagtAATGTCTCCCCGATGTGAATCCCTCTGATCCTAGGACACAGGTACAGGCACTGTGTATAAACCTCTTCCCGGTGACAGGGAGATCCCTCCGGGTCCCAGTCCATCTCAAACTCTTCAGATCCTCAGACACCTCGAGCCGGGGTTGCGTTGTTtccacatccagggtcacagagACTGGGAGAGAAAATACATGGAATTAGGGACAGTCCCTGGgtatgtgtcagtgtctgtgtgtgtgtgtctgtgtgtgtgtgtgtgtgtgtgtgtgtgtgtgtgtgtgtgtgtgtgtttgtgagagtgtgtgtgagtgtgtgagagtgtggttgcatgtgtgtgagattctatgcgtgtgtgtgtgtgtgtgtgtgtgtgtgtgtgcatgtgcacgcgtctgtgtgtgtgtgtgcctgtgcacgtgtgggtgtggtgtgagagagacggtgtatgtgagagagtgtgtgtgtgtgagtgtgtgagcgtgagtgtgtgtgtgcatgcatgcgtgtgtgtgtgagtgtgagagagtgtgtatgtgtgtgtgagagactgtgtacacgagagggtgtgtgtgtgtgtgtgtgagagagagtgtgtgtgcgtgagtgtgagagagtgagtgtctgtgtgtgtgtgtgcagacgTTTGCTGGGGTGACGTGTAGGGTGTATGTGGTGGGGGACGTGTGTGGCGGGGTGATGTGTGTGCGAgaggagggatgtgttggggggattgtgtgtgaggACACAAGAATGTGGTTTATCATCACTTTGTGAAGTGTAGTTTGAGGCAGGTAATAAATGTGGATCTTCACAGAGACCCCAAATGAtgcaaatgaaaaataattttaaaaaacaaataaattattcaaATCCATGTCGCTCaagtctccaaacatttctaaagCCATTGCTTTTATGTCATTCCAACCTTTTCCAGGCTTTTTCTCTCAGTTTACATCCAATGGGATATTGCTGCAGCTGCCTCACTGAGAACAAGCTCCTGTTTGTTCGAGTCCCACTAACATTCATTATTTTCCAATCTCATGTGGGACTGAAATGTTTTTTTCACAAAATTGAAAGCTGAAATACTGAATCTGATCTGTAAATTCCAACTAACCCTCCTGAACCCCAATGCCATCGAAAGGAATTCAGCTGGCactggctggactgaaggagGGGCCATTGGGAAAGAGCTTCATTGAAACTGGGGACAGGTCAGAGAGGGGTCACTcagttgattcctgggatgaagctGTTTCCTTGTGATGAAAGGTTTCAGGCTGGGgctgtacttattggagtttagaggaatgagaggttcTTAATGAAATGTACAAGACTGTGAAGCTGCTGACAGAGTAGAAGTTGAGAGGCTGTCCCCCATCGTGGGGGAGTCTGGAACCAGGGACAGAGTTTCAAAGTAAGGGGTCTGCCAATGAACTGAGGAATGTTGTGTCTCAGGATCatgaatcttcagaattctctatCCACGACAGCAGTGGAAACCAGGCCATTGATATTATTTGAAGCTGAGTTAAACAGGTTTTTGATCAATGAGGGAGTCAAAGGTAGTGGGAGTCTGGCAGGAAAACGGAGTTAAGGTGACAATCAGATCACccacgataacaaggtgtagggctggatgaacacagcaggccagacagcatcagaggaacgggaaagctgacgtttcagaaatgggggaggggaagggagctctgaaataaatagagagaaggaggCGATggttgaaggtggatagaggagctgATAGGTGCAGAGCAGATGGGGGGGATGAGAGGggcgctggtcttgggatgaggttgtggctgaggagattttgaagcttgtaatgtTCACAttcagaccattgggctgcagggttcccaagcaaaatatgaggtgctgttcctgcaaccttcaggtagcatcgttgtggcactggaggagacccaggatggacatgtcgtctaaggagtgggaggggcagttgaagtggtttgcaactgggaggagaagtcatttgttgcaaaccaagcgtaggtgttccacaaaaggGGTCTCCAAGCCTcaagcacttcctgcggttgcgggggaaggtgcctggggtggtggggttggaggggagtgtggagcggacaagtgagtcacggaggaagtggtccctctggaagacTCACGCCTGGATGTTGAACAGCTTTTCCTCCACCCACACCTCCGCACTTACTTCCCTAATAGGGAGttgaaccctccctccactgaccccttctcccgcctccaacacaccccttcctcctggacaccactctatgacctcctaccctccctcgacctcttcatttccaactgccgtcgagacatcaattgcctgaACATCTCCACCcgcctcacccactccaacctctcccccacagaacgtgcagccctccgttccctccgctccaatcccaacctcaccatcaaacacgcagacaagggaggcacagttgtagtatggcacgctgacctctacatcactgaggccaggcaccaactctccaacgcctcctcctaccgcccccttgatcatgaccccacccccgagcaccaaaccatcatttcccaaaccatccacaacctcatcacctcaggtgacctcccacccacagcctctaaccttatcactccccaaccctgcaccgcccacttctatctccttcccaagatccataaacctgactgccctggtcaaccattgtctccacctgctcctgcctcactgaactcatttccacttatctcaactccattttctcccccttggtccaggaactccctacctacgcccgacccacgccctccacctcctccaaaactatGGATTCCCTGGCCCTGAACACCTCTTCTTCAGCACgaatgtccagtccctatatacctgcattccccatgttgATGGCCTGaaggctgctgtgttcctccagctccacaccgtgttctctcagactccagcatcagcagttcctactatctctagatcaGCTACGATCTTTGTGAATGACACTTATATTCACTTATACATTGTTTTGAGTTCTCGGTTTTGAGTTTCTTTCCTTTCTGtgtgttaaaatatttttaagttaAGATCTTACCTTTATACGCACAAATTCTCTTCCACTCTGGAAACAGAAATAATAAATAGACTGAAGAACTTGCTGTGACATGAagcataaataatttggagaaaGGTTCTGAACAGACATGTTTGAATGTGTTAGATACTGCTGAATGCACCTTCTGTGGCATTGCTCATTACAAACTGGAAATTAAGAACCACATTTTGACGACTATTACTGAGGCAGATTGCTGTAGTCGGGATGTTTCTGGACTTGCTTCAGTAAAAAGGACCTGAATTGTGCAATTTTCACTCCAAAGGCAGTGGTGGGTCGGGGTGTGGGAGTTGGggacatgggatgggggtgattgCAGTGGGACAGTCTGGGGCAGAGTGGGGCCTGACTGACCCTGGAAACAGATCCTGGGCCACCAAGGCAGCAGGCGAGGGCTGTGATGGCCTGCCTTGGTTCTCTGGGACTTCCTCCTCCAGCTGTGATAAAACTAGGGGCTCTCTACCCCAGGCCCATGGAGCACAGAAGAAGCCCCTGAGCCTGCAGATTCTGCCCCATCCTATCTACACGAATCCCACATCCCAGCTCTTGGCTCAGAGCCTTGAATGATATGACATAGtttttaaaggctgtgaggttTCCTCTCTCATACCCTcccccaggcagtgcattccagattcccaccaccctccgcTGAGAATGGTTTTCCTCAAATACACTCAAAACCGACTGCCTCTCGCCTAAAATTAttcccccttgttattgactctTCAGTACTGCTTCCCTCCCACCCTGCCCGTACCCTCATAATCTCATACACCTCTCTCAGGTGCCCACCTCAGCCTTTTCTAATTTCCATAAAAACAACATGaacctatccagcttctcttcatagctgcgatgctccatcccaggcacctTCCCAgtgactctcctctgcaccccctacagggcaatcatatccttcctacagtgaggtgaccaga
The genomic region above belongs to Stegostoma tigrinum isolate sSteTig4 chromosome 34, sSteTig4.hap1, whole genome shotgun sequence and contains:
- the LOC132206261 gene encoding butyrophilin subfamily 1 member A1-like, with translation MLHVTASSSVYLLFLFPEWKRICAYKVSVTLDVETTQPRLEVSEDLKSLRWTGTRRDLPVTGKRFIHSACTCVLGSEGFTSGRHYWEVEVVGNRRWSLGVASESVEREDWVSLIPENGFWTIGWVENQFYIKSSQTRLPVGQDPRKVGVYLSYEPGTVSFYNADTKSHLHTFTGNKFTGKLYPFFCSWDLNQFLRICS